In Deinococcus sp. YIM 134068, the following are encoded in one genomic region:
- a CDS encoding DUF4032 domain-containing protein, whose translation MRATDQARHEVERARFLSDVRDLLAILRREPNELLPFDWVRHLAPQGEHTLGLQTISLEQIIGSVDRYREFDRHYLPKERHLDERWIGVRSAQLQGKELPPIQVYKVGDLYFVKDGNHRVSVARRQGQKYIDAYVIELNVTVPPDEHDSLRDLIVKGEYARFLHETNLDKVVPGHRPILFTRPGRYDRLLEHIRTRQYFLDRKPERAGLPPVTWEEAVESWYRRLYLRVVQNIEGHDVMARFPGRTEADLYLWIMDHRYFLTEKYGHDVGSEEATRDFRAHYAPPLYKRVGQRVRLLVRGQLDPAT comes from the coding sequence ATGCGAGCAACCGACCAGGCCAGACACGAGGTGGAACGCGCCCGCTTTCTGAGCGACGTGCGCGACCTGCTGGCGATCCTGCGGCGCGAACCGAACGAACTGCTGCCCTTCGACTGGGTACGCCACCTCGCGCCGCAGGGAGAACATACCCTCGGCCTTCAGACCATTTCCCTCGAACAGATCATCGGTTCCGTGGACCGGTACCGCGAATTCGACCGCCACTACCTGCCGAAGGAAAGGCACCTCGACGAACGCTGGATCGGCGTCCGGAGTGCCCAGCTCCAGGGCAAGGAGCTGCCGCCCATCCAGGTGTACAAGGTGGGCGACCTGTACTTCGTCAAGGACGGCAACCACCGCGTCTCGGTGGCCCGTCGCCAGGGCCAGAAGTACATCGACGCCTACGTCATCGAGTTGAACGTGACCGTGCCACCCGACGAGCACGACAGCCTGCGCGACCTGATCGTCAAGGGCGAGTATGCCCGCTTCCTGCACGAGACGAACCTTGACAAAGTGGTGCCCGGCCACCGACCGATCCTCTTCACGAGGCCGGGCCGCTACGACCGCCTGCTGGAACACATCCGCACCCGGCAGTACTTCCTCGACCGCAAGCCGGAACGCGCGGGGCTGCCCCCCGTCACGTGGGAGGAGGCGGTCGAGAGCTGGTACCGCCGCCTGTACCTGCGCGTCGTTCAGAACATCGAGGGGCACGACGTGATGGCCCGCTTTCCGGGCCGCACCGAGGCCGACCTCTACCTGTGGATCATGGACCACCGCTACTTCCTGACCGAGAAGTACGGCCACGATGTCGGCAGCGAGGAGGCGACCCGCGACTTCCGCGCCCACTACGCCCCGCCCCTGTACAAGCGGGTCGGCCAGCGCGTGCGGCTGCTGGTGCGGGGGCAGCTCGACCCGGCGACCTGA
- a CDS encoding acetamidase/formamidase family protein — translation MTDHHLGTGSIHTVWDRDLTPALSVRPGDTVTFGTLDASDGGVARRVVAGELTAPAELTDLISADAFPAREGPRGHPLTGPVFVEGIEPGDALIVDILEVRTAAWGWTGCRPNGIGLLDAALAEEGLQPYTHLWDLRAGTHASFRPGIRVPLAPFPGVLGVAPAEPGPHPTAPPRQVGGNMDIRQLVAGSTLYLPVEVPGALFSVGDLHAAQGDGELSGTGIECAGSVTLRFGVERGAGLTTPEFVTPTHGGTSRRWHATTGHHPNLMTAARIALRPLLRRLQARGLSLEDAYILSSVCVDLKISQVVDAPNYTVSAFLPLDVFGEG, via the coding sequence ATGACGGACCACCACCTCGGCACAGGTTCCATTCACACCGTCTGGGACCGCGACCTGACGCCCGCCCTGAGCGTTCGCCCCGGTGACACCGTGACGTTCGGGACGCTGGACGCCTCCGACGGCGGAGTGGCCCGGCGGGTGGTAGCGGGGGAGTTGACGGCACCTGCCGAACTGACCGACCTCATCTCCGCCGACGCCTTCCCGGCGAGAGAGGGACCACGCGGGCACCCCCTGACCGGCCCCGTCTTCGTGGAGGGCATAGAGCCGGGCGACGCGCTGATCGTGGACATTCTGGAGGTGCGGACCGCCGCCTGGGGCTGGACCGGCTGCCGCCCGAATGGAATTGGCCTGCTCGACGCCGCGCTCGCCGAGGAGGGCCTGCAACCGTACACTCACCTGTGGGACCTGCGGGCGGGCACCCACGCCAGCTTCCGCCCCGGCATCCGCGTCCCGCTCGCGCCCTTTCCCGGCGTGCTTGGGGTAGCACCCGCCGAACCCGGCCCACACCCGACGGCCCCGCCTCGTCAGGTCGGCGGCAACATGGACATCCGGCAACTCGTGGCGGGCAGCACCCTGTACCTGCCCGTCGAGGTGCCCGGCGCGCTCTTCTCGGTGGGCGATCTGCACGCGGCGCAGGGCGACGGCGAGTTGAGCGGCACCGGAATCGAGTGCGCCGGGTCGGTCACGCTGCGCTTTGGGGTGGAGCGCGGCGCGGGCCTGACCACGCCGGAGTTCGTCACGCCCACCCACGGCGGCACGAGTCGGCGCTGGCACGCCACGACCGGCCACCATCCCAACCTGATGACGGCGGCCCGAATTGCCCTGCGCCCCCTCCTGCGCCGTCTTCAGGCACGCGGCCTGAGCCTGGAGGACGCCTACATCCTGTCGAGCGTGTGCGTGGACCTCAAGATCAGTCAGGTCGTGGACGCGCCCAACTACACGGTGAGCGCGTTTCTGCCGCTGGATGTGTTCGGGGAGGGGTGA
- a CDS encoding Asp23/Gls24 family envelope stress response protein — protein MTGTITITEAALASLIGLTAHEIPGVVGMAPATLKEGISRVLGRANAREGVVIAREGSAYHADLYVVVAYGVSIPTVARNIVERVEHTVRTQAGITLGATRVHAVGVQRA, from the coding sequence GTGACCGGCACCATCACTATCACCGAGGCGGCGCTCGCCTCGCTTATCGGCCTGACGGCGCACGAGATTCCGGGCGTCGTCGGCATGGCCCCCGCCACCCTCAAGGAGGGCATCTCACGCGTGCTGGGCCGCGCCAACGCCCGCGAGGGGGTGGTGATCGCCCGCGAGGGAAGCGCCTACCACGCCGACCTGTACGTGGTGGTCGCCTACGGAGTGAGCATCCCCACGGTCGCGCGCAACATCGTGGAGCGGGTGGAGCACACCGTCCGCACCCAGGCGGGCATCACGCTCGGGGCGACGCGGGTTCATGCGGTGGGGGTGCAGCGTGCCTGA
- the murF gene encoding UDP-N-acetylmuramoyl-tripeptide--D-alanyl-D-alanine ligase, translating to MLDPHASLPFTAAVHPQARPAVRLTWDSREASPEVAFVALPGERMHGNRFVEAALAAGAPFVLTDLDVERAVRVPGAREALFAWARAERARNPLVVGITGSVGKTTAKSYAAAALDAHFMPVYNTLPAIACFLTQFGGSDRPLVVEMGIDRVGEMAELVDLVRPDVGVVTSVGAAHLEALGSVEGVAREKGVILRGVRGLVGTQAAPFYPRVETYGFGEGVTYVGEELEVTPEGAHFTFRGVPVWLPLASRVQAEAAVLGLALAEGAGLDLPDAAAQLAEVRVPGGRYRVHPGRLTVIDDAYNASPLAVTAALDALATFPGRRISVLGRMLELGETERELHAEVGAHARRRADLTYGVGLFASELGERAFRTVPDLLTDLLAEVRGGDVVLVKASRGISWTPEKRAGEGVGLDVVVALLRERATGEM from the coding sequence ATGCTCGATCCGCACGCCTCCCTCCCTTTCACCGCCGCCGTTCACCCGCAGGCCCGCCCCGCCGTGCGCCTGACGTGGGACTCACGTGAGGCGTCGCCGGAGGTGGCGTTCGTGGCGCTGCCGGGGGAGCGGATGCACGGCAACCGGTTCGTGGAGGCGGCGCTCGCGGCGGGTGCCCCCTTCGTCCTCACCGACCTCGACGTGGAGCGGGCGGTGCGGGTGCCCGGCGCACGGGAGGCCCTGTTCGCCTGGGCGCGGGCGGAGCGGGCCAGGAACCCCCTCGTCGTCGGCATCACGGGCAGCGTGGGCAAGACGACCGCCAAGAGTTACGCGGCGGCGGCGCTGGATGCCCACTTCATGCCCGTCTACAACACCCTGCCCGCCATCGCCTGCTTCCTGACCCAGTTCGGGGGGAGTGATCGTCCGCTCGTCGTGGAGATGGGCATCGACCGGGTGGGCGAGATGGCGGAATTGGTGGACCTCGTGCGGCCTGACGTGGGCGTGGTGACGAGCGTGGGCGCGGCGCACCTGGAGGCGCTCGGCAGCGTGGAGGGCGTGGCGCGCGAGAAGGGCGTGATCCTGCGGGGGGTGCGCGGGCTGGTCGGGACGCAGGCGGCCCCCTTCTACCCCAGAGTGGAGACCTACGGCTTCGGTGAGGGCGTGACCTATGTGGGGGAGGAACTGGAGGTGACGCCGGAAGGAGCGCACTTCACCTTCCGGGGCGTGCCCGTGTGGCTCCCCCTCGCCTCGCGGGTGCAGGCGGAGGCGGCGGTGCTGGGGCTGGCGCTCGCGGAGGGGGCTGGACTGGACTTGCCGGACGCGGCGGCACAGCTCGCAGAAGTGCGGGTGCCGGGCGGACGCTACCGGGTCCATCCCGGTCGCCTCACTGTTATCGACGATGCCTACAACGCCTCGCCGCTCGCCGTGACTGCCGCGCTGGACGCCCTCGCCACCTTTCCGGGCCGCCGCATCAGCGTGCTGGGGCGGATGCTCGAACTCGGGGAGACGGAGCGCGAACTCCACGCGGAGGTCGGTGCCCACGCACGGAGACGGGCCGACCTCACCTACGGGGTGGGCCTGTTCGCCTCGGAACTGGGCGAGCGGGCCTTCCGAACCGTCCCCGACCTCCTGACCGACCTCCTCGCCGAGGTGCGGGGCGGGGACGTGGTGCTCGTGAAGGCGAGCCGGGGCATCAGTTGGACTCCCGAGAAACGGGCCGGGGAGGGCGTGGGGCTGGACGTGGTGGTGGCGTTGCTGCGGGAGCGGGCCACCGGGGAGATGTAA
- a CDS encoding DAK2 domain-containing protein, with product MLRVATDWLGVYREQVNALNVYPVPDGDTGTNMHLTMQSVRRELDTCDETQMASVARAISYGALLGARGNSGVILSQLLKGFAEVVRERQAVDAGTLAAAFRAAQKAGYGAVMKPVEGTILTVARGVADGAEGPRDAETVDAVLEGALFGGQRLLDQTPEMLPALKQAGVIDSGGQGYLYIVQGMLAALRGDELPEAPEITGYAQEQFETEEFGYCTEFLMSEATKPIEEIRDLVSPFGDSLLVVGAEGYVKGHIHTNEPDELLATVGRYGKMLRTKVEDMSEQHTEILGMAGAVARAEEELPPSGLVAVANGYGLVKLFRSLGARIVSGGQTANPSVQDIVDAVRSVSAEKVLILPNNKNVLMAAEKAMELMEGRAVVVPTRTLGQGMGAALAFQQGTDAESLRAGMEAAAARVTTFEVTRASRTTNITTRDGRTLDIAEGDVIGLQDDELVQSGGTPEESVLEMLRRGYTDQEVITVFGGPQKTQGDLQALAERIGAEFPGAEVETHAGGPDLYDYLVTIE from the coding sequence ATGCTGCGGGTGGCGACCGACTGGCTGGGCGTGTACCGCGAGCAGGTCAACGCCCTGAACGTCTACCCGGTCCCCGACGGCGACACGGGCACGAACATGCACCTCACCATGCAGTCGGTGCGGCGCGAACTCGACACCTGCGACGAGACGCAGATGGCGTCGGTCGCCCGCGCCATTTCTTACGGGGCGCTGCTGGGGGCGCGCGGCAACTCCGGGGTCATCCTCTCGCAACTGCTCAAGGGCTTCGCGGAGGTCGTGCGCGAGAGGCAGGCGGTGGACGCGGGCACGCTCGCGGCGGCCTTCCGTGCGGCGCAGAAAGCCGGATACGGGGCCGTCATGAAGCCCGTCGAGGGCACCATCCTCACCGTGGCGCGCGGCGTGGCGGACGGGGCCGAGGGACCGCGCGACGCCGAGACGGTGGACGCCGTGCTGGAGGGGGCACTCTTCGGCGGGCAGCGGTTGCTGGACCAGACGCCCGAGATGCTCCCGGCCTTGAAGCAGGCGGGCGTGATCGACTCGGGCGGGCAGGGCTACCTGTACATCGTGCAGGGGATGCTCGCGGCCCTGCGCGGCGACGAGCTGCCGGAAGCGCCGGAGATCACCGGCTACGCGCAGGAGCAGTTCGAGACCGAGGAGTTCGGCTACTGCACCGAGTTCCTGATGTCGGAGGCGACCAAGCCCATCGAGGAGATTCGGGACCTCGTTTCTCCCTTCGGGGACAGCCTGCTCGTCGTGGGGGCCGAGGGCTACGTCAAGGGCCACATCCACACGAACGAGCCGGACGAACTGCTCGCCACGGTGGGCCGCTACGGCAAGATGCTCAGGACGAAGGTGGAGGACATGTCCGAGCAGCACACCGAGATTCTGGGCATGGCGGGTGCGGTCGCCCGCGCCGAGGAGGAGTTGCCCCCCTCCGGCCTCGTGGCGGTGGCGAACGGCTATGGCCTCGTCAAGCTGTTCCGCTCGCTGGGGGCGCGCATCGTCTCGGGCGGGCAAACGGCCAATCCCAGCGTGCAGGACATCGTGGACGCGGTGCGGTCGGTGAGCGCCGAGAAGGTCCTGATCCTGCCGAACAACAAGAACGTGCTGATGGCCGCCGAAAAGGCGATGGAACTCATGGAGGGCCGCGCGGTCGTCGTGCCCACGCGCACGCTGGGGCAGGGGATGGGGGCCGCCCTCGCCTTCCAGCAAGGCACCGACGCCGAAAGTTTGAGGGCCGGAATGGAGGCCGCCGCCGCCCGCGTCACGACCTTCGAGGTCACGCGCGCCAGCCGCACGACGAACATCACGACGAGGGACGGGCGCACGCTCGACATCGCCGAGGGCGACGTGATCGGGTTGCAGGACGACGAACTCGTGCAGTCGGGCGGCACCCCCGAGGAGTCCGTGCTGGAGATGCTGCGCCGGGGCTACACCGATCAGGAGGTCATCACCGTGTTCGGCGGGCCGCAGAAGACGCAAGGCGACCTTCAGGCGCTGGCCGAGCGCATCGGCGCGGAGTTCCCCGGTGCCGAGGTGGAGACGCACGCGGGCGGGCCGGACCTGTACGACTACCTCGTGACCATCGAATAA
- the rsr gene encoding RNA-binding protein Rsr yields MKNLLNVINPKSRKQTERLDTRQVPNNAGGYVYALPDEGRLTRFLVLGVGGGTFYAGERAHTVQATDFVREFVTRDAATALRVTLDVVRGNHAPKADPALLVLALIAKTAPNVADRQAAWAALPEVARTGTMLLHFLAFADALGGWGRLTRRGVARVYEDVPLDRLALWAVKYKARDGWSQRDALRLAHPRTTDEARNAVLKFMVSGLLEGATDPALRVIEGHLLALGATTDGEAARLMREYGLPIEAVPTHLRGAEVYRAAFATNGLTWLLRNLGNLGRVGVLSVNDREVARAVIERVTDAENLKRGRIHPLDVLKARLVYGQGRGVRGGGEWVPVPRVVDALEDAFHTAFGNVRPAGTRHLLALDVSGSMTCGTVAGTPGLTPNMAAAAMSLVALRTEPDALTMGFASEFRRLGLTPKDTLEGAMRKAQAASFGATDCAQPMLWAARQGVKVETFVVYTDNETWAGGVHPTVALDRYRQKTGLPARLIVVGLTATGFTIADPDRADMLDVVGFDSAAPGVMAGFARGEV; encoded by the coding sequence ATGAAGAACCTCCTGAACGTGATCAACCCCAAGAGCCGCAAGCAGACCGAGCGTCTGGACACGCGGCAGGTTCCCAACAACGCGGGCGGATACGTGTACGCCCTCCCCGACGAGGGGCGGCTGACGCGCTTCCTCGTGCTGGGCGTAGGCGGCGGCACCTTCTACGCGGGCGAGCGGGCGCACACCGTCCAGGCCACCGACTTCGTGCGCGAGTTCGTGACGCGCGACGCGGCCACCGCCCTGCGCGTGACGCTGGATGTGGTGCGGGGCAACCATGCGCCGAAGGCGGACCCCGCGCTGCTCGTGCTAGCGCTGATCGCCAAGACGGCCCCGAACGTGGCCGACCGTCAGGCGGCGTGGGCCGCGCTGCCCGAGGTGGCGCGCACGGGCACGATGCTGCTGCACTTCCTGGCCTTTGCGGACGCGCTCGGCGGCTGGGGTCGCCTGACCCGCCGGGGCGTGGCGCGCGTGTACGAGGACGTGCCGCTGGATCGCCTGGCGCTGTGGGCCGTGAAGTACAAGGCCCGCGACGGCTGGAGCCAGCGTGACGCCCTGCGCCTCGCGCACCCCAGGACCACGGACGAGGCCCGCAACGCGGTGCTGAAGTTTATGGTGAGCGGCCTGCTGGAGGGCGCGACCGACCCTGCCCTGCGTGTGATCGAGGGCCACCTCCTCGCGCTGGGGGCGACCACGGACGGCGAGGCGGCGCGGCTGATGCGCGAGTACGGCCTACCCATCGAGGCGGTGCCCACCCACCTGCGCGGGGCCGAGGTCTACCGCGCGGCGTTTGCGACGAACGGCCTGACGTGGCTGCTCCGCAACCTCGGCAACCTCGGGCGCGTGGGCGTGCTGAGCGTGAACGACCGCGAGGTAGCGCGGGCCGTCATCGAGCGCGTGACGGACGCGGAGAACCTGAAGCGGGGCCGCATCCACCCCCTCGACGTGCTGAAAGCCCGCCTCGTGTACGGCCAGGGGCGCGGCGTGAGGGGCGGCGGCGAGTGGGTCCCCGTACCCCGCGTGGTGGACGCGCTGGAGGACGCCTTCCACACGGCCTTCGGGAATGTGCGGCCCGCCGGAACGCGGCACCTGCTCGCGCTCGACGTGAGCGGCAGCATGACCTGCGGCACGGTCGCCGGAACGCCCGGCCTGACGCCGAACATGGCCGCCGCCGCGATGAGCCTCGTCGCCCTGCGGACCGAGCCGGACGCGCTGACGATGGGCTTTGCCAGCGAGTTCCGCAGGCTCGGCCTCACCCCGAAGGACACGCTGGAAGGGGCGATGCGGAAGGCCCAGGCCGCAAGCTTCGGCGCGACCGACTGCGCCCAGCCGATGCTGTGGGCCGCGCGACAGGGGGTGAAGGTGGAGACCTTCGTGGTGTACACCGACAACGAGACGTGGGCGGGCGGGGTCCACCCGACCGTGGCGCTGGACCGCTACCGCCAGAAGACGGGTCTGCCCGCACGCCTGATCGTGGTGGGCCTGACGGCGACCGGCTTCACCATCGCCGACCCCGACCGGGCCGACATGCTCGACGTGGTGGGCTTCGACAGCGCGGCTCCGGGCGTGATGGCGGGCTTCGCGCGGGGGGAGGTGTAG